Proteins encoded within one genomic window of Hermetia illucens chromosome 2, iHerIll2.2.curated.20191125, whole genome shotgun sequence:
- the LOC119649299 gene encoding protein spaetzle-like isoform X2: MNVISIYTFLLFISTFVPEGLSTESLRQRTSQLTGRKEPMALPPMKPKCTKNNSNFCNKIENYPQEMLDDLLRQLPNYRLFFRHDQLVNTSLTHRFDDSLIRRPLCETHERVIYPQAGMTQEREWSVIINHAKYRQGVRVEECIKPELPCSIDVSFSSEKRHKCVQKYAYRQLLSLDSTGKVVKELFRLPSCCMCMLYKKGD, encoded by the coding sequence ATGAATGTAATTTCGATTTACACATTTTTACTGTTCATATCGACATTTGTGCCAGAAGGATTGTCTACAGAGTCACTAAGGCAACGTACTTCACAACTTACCGGAAGAAAGGAACCAATGGCACTTCCTCCAATGAAGCCGAAATGCACAAAGAATAATAGtaatttttgtaataaaatagaaaattatcCCCAAGAAATGTTAGATGATCTTCTACGCCAATTACCTAATTATCGCCTGTTTTTCCGTCATGATCAATTGGTGAATACGAGTCTCACTCACCGTTTCGACGATAGCCTTATCAGGCGGCCATTATGCGAAACTCATGAAAGGGTAATCTACCCTCAAGCAGGAATGACTCAGGAGAGAGAATGGAGCGTGATCATAAATCATGCGAAATATAGACAAGGAGTTCGGGTAGAAGAATGCATAAAGCCTGAATTGCCATGTTCCATTGACGTTAGTTTCTCCTCAGAAAAACGGCATAAATGTGTACAAAAATATGCCTACAGGCAGTTGTTATCATTGGACTCAACAGGTAAAGTGGTGAAAGAGCTCTTCCGTCTGCCATCTTGTTGTATGTGTATGCTTTATAAAAAAGGCGATTGA
- the LOC119649299 gene encoding protein spaetzle-like isoform X1 — MRAVCGNSSTLYLWNVQNNKRTMNVISIYTFLLFISTFVPEGLSTESLRQRTSQLTGRKEPMALPPMKPKCTKNNSNFCNKIENYPQEMLDDLLRQLPNYRLFFRHDQLVNTSLTHRFDDSLIRRPLCETHERVIYPQAGMTQEREWSVIINHAKYRQGVRVEECIKPELPCSIDVSFSSEKRHKCVQKYAYRQLLSLDSTGKVVKELFRLPSCCMCMLYKKGD; from the coding sequence GAATTCGTCTACGTTATATCTCTGGAACGTCCAAAACAACAAAAGAACAATGAATGTAATTTCGATTTACACATTTTTACTGTTCATATCGACATTTGTGCCAGAAGGATTGTCTACAGAGTCACTAAGGCAACGTACTTCACAACTTACCGGAAGAAAGGAACCAATGGCACTTCCTCCAATGAAGCCGAAATGCACAAAGAATAATAGtaatttttgtaataaaatagaaaattatcCCCAAGAAATGTTAGATGATCTTCTACGCCAATTACCTAATTATCGCCTGTTTTTCCGTCATGATCAATTGGTGAATACGAGTCTCACTCACCGTTTCGACGATAGCCTTATCAGGCGGCCATTATGCGAAACTCATGAAAGGGTAATCTACCCTCAAGCAGGAATGACTCAGGAGAGAGAATGGAGCGTGATCATAAATCATGCGAAATATAGACAAGGAGTTCGGGTAGAAGAATGCATAAAGCCTGAATTGCCATGTTCCATTGACGTTAGTTTCTCCTCAGAAAAACGGCATAAATGTGTACAAAAATATGCCTACAGGCAGTTGTTATCATTGGACTCAACAGGTAAAGTGGTGAAAGAGCTCTTCCGTCTGCCATCTTGTTGTATGTGTATGCTTTATAAAAAAGGCGATTGA